From the Balearica regulorum gibbericeps isolate bBalReg1 chromosome 4, bBalReg1.pri, whole genome shotgun sequence genome, one window contains:
- the LOC104637133 gene encoding claudin-24 yields MALVYRPMMQFSGMLFSLLGWVLSCLTTYLPQWKNLNLELNELEIWTMGLWQACVVQEEGGMQCKDFDSFLALPPELRISRILMFFSNGSGLLGLLLSGCGLDCLKIGERQQEQKKRLLLFGGMLFWMSGITAIVPVSWVAHSTVQEFWDENIPDIVPRWDFGEALFVGWLAGFCLVLGGSLLNCTVCSTEVHLSSVHYAVAEQQDQCQHLETETRP; encoded by the coding sequence ATGGCCTTGGTCTACCGACCAATGATGCAGTTCAGTGGCATGCTGTTCTCTCTGTTGGGATGGGTCCTGTCCTGTCTCACGACCTACTTACCCCAGTGGAAAAATCTTAATTTGGAACTGAACGAACTGGAGATCTGGACCATGGGACTCTGGCAAGCTTGTGTTGTCCAGGAAGAAGGGGGAATGCAGTGCAAGGACTTCGATTCTTTCCTAGCTTTGCCTCCAGAGCTCAGGATTTCTAggattttgatgtttttttccaatggaTCGGGGCTTTTGGGCCTCTTGCTCTCAGGATGTGGGTTGGACTGTTTGAAAATTGGTGAAAGACAACAGGAACAAAAGAAACGGCTGTTGCTGTTTGGCGGAATGCTCTTCTGGATGTCGGGGATTACAGCTATTGTCCCAGTTTCTTGGGTTGCCCATTCCACAGTCCAGGAATTTTGGGATGAGAATATACCAGATATTGTTCCCAGGTGGGACTTTGGGGAAGCATTATTTGTTGGCTGGCTTGCTGGATTTTGTCTTGTATTAGGAGGATCCTTACTTAATTGCACAGTCTGTTCAACTGAAGTCCATCTATCTTCGGTCCATTATGCAGTAGCAGAACAGCAAGATCAATGTCAACACTTGGAAACTGAAACTAGGCCTTAA
- the LOC104637141 gene encoding claudin-22-like, with protein MNLVYRCSLQLVGFLLSVLGWILTGTCSYLPDWKNLSLDLNLLELWTMGLWQTCIVQDVGGTQCKDFDSFLALPLEFKISRILVSTANGLGLLSLVISSLGLDCLKMENTEQKLKKQLLLLGGILLWMSGVLALVPVSWVAHTIIQEFWDKDLPEIVPRWEIGDALFSGWFGGFFIILGGSLLLSPICLSSDHQLPEQYAMADMQDTHQHLEIGSRRL; from the coding sequence atgaacttGGTCTACAGATGCAGTCTACAGTTAGTTGGATTTCTGTTGTCTGTACTAGGATGGATTTTAACTGGTACCTGTAGCTATTTACCAGACTGGAAAAATCTCAGTTTAGACTTAAACCTACTGGAGCTTTGGACCATGGGACTCTGGCAAACCTGTATAGTCCAAGATGTAGGAGGAACACAGTGTAAAGATTTTGATTCTTTCCTAGCTTTGCCTCTAGAATTCAAGATTTCCAGGATTTTAGTATCTACAGCAAATGGACTAGGACTTCTGAGCCTTGTAATCTCTAGTCTCGGTTTGGACTGCCTAAAGATGGAGAATACAGAGCAGAAGCTAAAGAAACAGCTGTTACTACTTGGAGGAATACTCCTGTGGATGTCTGGTGTTCTGGCCTTAGTCCCTGTTTCTTGGGTTGCCCATACAATAATCCAGGAATTTTGGGATAAAGACCTCCCAGAGATTGTGCCCAGATGGGAAATAGGGGATGCACTGTTCAGTGGTTGGTTTGGTGGATTTTTTATAATTCTCGGAGGATCTCTACTCCTCTCCCCTATCTGCTTATCATCTGACCATCAATTACCAGAGCAGTATGCAATGGCAGATATGCAAGACACCCATCAACATCTGGAAATTGGAAGtagaagactttaa